In the Rhinopithecus roxellana isolate Shanxi Qingling chromosome 16, ASM756505v1, whole genome shotgun sequence genome, tcctgactccatGGCCAAGGCTCTTCCTACCTCTATGTGATCTGTTTGTAGACTCTGCTCCAAAGTCATGAGCCTTGATGCTTTACCCCACCCCTAACCCCACAAGCATTCCTGGTTCTGTTTCAGCTTGGGCTGTACTCCCATGGTGCCCAAGCTGCTGAGCAATTCCCACCACCCTGTTCTCTCCTGGGCAAATGTCTGTCAGAGGCTGATGAGATGATATTATGCCACATCTAACCCTGGACACCCTCCATTTAAATTTCTATAAAGCAGATCACTTACAAACTTTATGATTGTAGCCACTGGTGTGTCAGTTGCTTGTGAGGCCCCTGCCTGTCATCTCTAAGTGGGAGAATCCCAGCCTCATAGAAAATGCTGGATGGGAGAAAGAGCCCAGCAAAGGAGTTGGGAACAAAGAAATGAGTCTCCACAGCTGGAGAGTAGAATTGTTGGAGGGGTTTTCAGTCAACAACTGTTCTCTGGTGCCAGCTCTGTGCCAAGTCTGGTGCCCAGCACTGAGGGCACAGAGCTCAACATGAAGGTCAAGAAACTTCCATCTGGTGAGAGTGATTGTCCTCGAAGCAGGAGTGTACACTTATCCCTAGACATGACCCACACAGGGAATGGGGACATATAGACAAAGAGGCCAGAACACCTGGTTCACGCAAGCCTGTCTTGTTCTCCAGTGTATTTCCTGGCTTGTAGTAGGGATGTAatggttgttgaatgaataagtgcaTGGATGAAGGAATGTAGGAGTCTTGTATGGCTGGAGGTGTGTGCTAGACACTGTTGGGGGatggagggaaaaggagaggcCAGACTGTGATGGCCCTGAATGCCCAGCTAAGGCACGGGAACTTCCTCCAAGGTTCCCGAGAGAAGCCATGGCAGCATTGATGAGAAGCCTTGAAAAGGGCTCCTGAGTCTCCCAGTGGGGCCCCCAGCAGTTTACAGAAATGAGTTTtcctcaggaatggaaaaccaaataccacagtCCTACTtctaagtaggagctaagctgtGGGTGCGCAAAGGCATACAGAATGGTATCATGGActctggagactcagaagggggaagggtgggagcagggagaaGGATAAAAAGCCACAGATCAGGTATAGTGTCTACTACTAGGCTGacgggtgcactaaaatctcagacttcaccatgATACTTCACCATGATTTGATTTCATCCTTGTaatcaaaaaccacttgtaccccaaaagctattgaaatagaaataaataaaataaaattataatttatttgaaaaaaaaaaaaaaaagaaatgagttttcCTAAATCCCTGACTTCTACAAACATTCTAATCACAAGTAGCCTTGTGTGAAGCAGATAGAATGCCAGCCTGGCCTTCTGAAGCCTCCAATGCAGTCCCCACAATGGGAACTTGGACAAGTCACTCctgccctccctgggcctcagttctgGGCAAAGGTGTCCTCCAAGAGGAGCTCTCAGATTACCTCCAGCCCCGTGCCCAGAGTTCAGTCACACACAAGAAGTCGGGGGCGTGGGGGCAGGCAGAGACCATCTTACCAGATCAGAGAGTAGCAGAAGCCCAGGATGGAGCTGACCAGCTGGAACTCCGACGAGAGGCAGGCAAAGAAGGGGAAGTGGGACAGGCCGACTTCAATGCCTCCAATCAGAAGCTCAAAGGCTGGGAAGACAGGGCCAGAGGTGCTGTGAGCTTCTCTTACCACTGGGTTCAGGGGAGTCCCAGGGAAGCTGTGGTACCTCATGCTGACCCCCAGTCAGGAACAGCCCCAGCTTAGGGCCAGCAGGAATGACTTTCATTCGTTCATACAACAGGCCCTTCCTGGTCCCTATTTGGAGCCAGGCACTGGGCTTACTATTGACATGAAGGAGACTTGGTACTTGGTAAGCTCACAGGGTGATAGATGGAGACAGACGacataaacaaacagacaaatgaaCAATCAAAAATAGTGACTGCAAGTGCACCAGACTCAGAGAGAGGGGCTATGGTATGTGCAAAGCTGCTTGTTAACTACAGCACACTTTACATACAAGGGAACAGTCACGTTAATCCTGCCACTAACTAGCTCTGAGATGGACTAACAGCATCCAGTATAATCTAATCATGCATGATGATTAGATACTTTCAAAGTGTCTACTCTGAGCTGACTCTTGGGCCAGGAACTCGGGACAGGAGGAATGGACAAGGTTCTTGCTTTGAGATGCTGACAGTCCAACAGGGGAGACAGGTGGGAAAGTCAGTGGCATGAAATGACCTGTAAGGTAGGGACATTCAGCCTACTGCGAGGACACAAAAGATGAAGCCACTGACGTCACTTGGGgtatcagggaaggcttcctggaggcaaTGCAACATAAGCAGGAGACTGTACAATGGAGAGAAATAGGGAAGGAAGGACATCAAAGGATGGGAGATAATTGGCTGGTCGGTACATATGTGAACGTGAGTGCTGGAGGGCTGGCGGGAAAGATCAATACAAAAACAATAATTGCGGTGAGGACAGCAGTTGCAGTAGCAAAACTTTCTAATCTCCCTGAATTCTCCCCATAGAATCAGAGCAGCTAGAAAGACAAAACTAAAGACTCACAGACAACATCTGCAACAAATCTAGGTGACAAGACCCATTTGATGTCAATATCTGAGTAAGAGGAAGCGGAAGAAAGGCAAGAGGGGTTCTGAAGGCCCAAGAGCTGAAGAACTCAAAATTTGCAGCAGATACTAATGAGAAAATGCAGCTGAAGGCCACGATTCATAGGTGAGTGTAAGCAGACCTTAGTAGGATCTGAATATGCTGGAGTTGTCTGAACCCCAGGAAATTCCTATACTGATAACCTAAGGCCTCTCCCAGGACAAAGCCCTTTACTGAGCATAAATTGATGGCAGTGGAATCCAAAATGAGGAGTAGCTGGGAAATAAGGTGTGTGGACAAGGGTGGAAAAGACAGGCAGACTCAGAAAGTATGAggagatagatggatggatggatagatagataggtatgTAGTAGATAGATGatagtagatggatggatgatagacaGATATCAGGTAGATGATAGAGAACCAATAATGAtaatgagatagatagatagatacatacatagatagatagataaagacaGAGATATAGTCACAttgtgaaaacaaaaaaggaaactctaaagccataaaacaagaaataatgtCTGACCCAGCCTTACTTTTTGAATTTATAAGAAAAcgtatttcacttaaaaatgaggcacagatgggtacctgtagtcccagctatcaggggactgaggcaggaaaattgcttgaacctgggaggcagaggttgcagtgagctgagatcatgccactgcactccagcctgggcaacagagtaagactccatctcaaaacacaaaattcaaagttattatttaaaaaaaggataagGAGCAGAAAAATATCACTAGAGATCACAAAACCACTCCAGAAAGAGGCCTGTAAGACAGATGGAAACTGTAATCTAATATTTCAATATAagctaaaaaaattaagaaaatgatagcATCTATGAACAAATAATCTATAAATCAgaatttgaaaaactaaaaaaggaagtgattaaagaaaagaaagatttgatGACAGGTTAGATAACTCaggaaaaattttagaaatacaagaaaaaaatcattttagaaatgaagaccaaagtaaaacaaacagaaaattggtATCCTGAATATATGAAGAGCACAAGAAAATAAAGCACACACTATATTTACACTTCCCCCTgaaacaaaaaccagacaaaatatataaaacaactgCTTTCAAGACACTGGACTTCGGGCAGCAGAGGACAATGATCACTGAAGGACAGGAAACAAACAAGGTGAGCGCCACAATTTCCCTACCTTAATGCAGAATGCAGTACAGGCAGGGGAAACCCAGGCAGAGCCCTGCAGTTTGCCTGAGTTGAGGAGACAGAACTGAGACTCTGGGAAGACAAAGACAGCTAGAATTTGCAGGATATAGTACTGGAGAGGAGGGAGCTGCACAAAAAGAGAGTTCTGGGAGACAGATATCTGTAGACGGTTCCCCTGAGTCTTCAGCTGAGTGCTGACCAGCAGGGTTGTGTAGGAAAGAACCACTTGAAAAGACTAGAGGTAAACATGTCTGCAAGTCACACAGTGCCAGGATAGTGCCTGTTCTCACCAGCCAGACTGAAAAACTtcatgacatcaaaagcacaagcaaaatCTGGACttcctcaaaatttaaaacttttatgtattaaaggacattatcaagaaagtgaaaagaaaacctacagaataagaaagcatttgcaaatcatatatcagATAAGGATTTAATATAcagcatatataaagaactacaattccacatcaaaaagataaacaactcAGTAAAGAGATGGCCAGGACTTGAACAGACAAGTCCCCAgacaagatatacaaatgaccaataagaacataaaaagatgctcagcatcactagtcattagggaaatgaatcAAGACCATAATGAGATGCTATACACACCTATTAGGATGGTTAtaatcaacacacacacacacacacacacacacacacacacacacacacacacacacagagagaccgagagagagagagaaaacagtaaGAGTTGGATAGGATGTGGTGAAATTGGAACACTTGCACATTgctagcaaaaatataaaatggtgcagccatggTGAAAAGCAGTGTGCCAATTCCTCAAAAAGGTAAGCATAGATTTGACTTAGCaagtgacccagcaattccactctcaggtatataaccaaaataatttaaaatggggACACAGATACCTGTGTACCAATGTTCACTACAACATTAttaacaatagccaaaagatgaaaacaacccaagtgctcatcaacagataaatggattatTAGCCATAGTATAATGCAGTATAtcagctgtaaaaaggaatgaggttctgatccatgctacaacatgaatgattcttgaaaatattatgctaagtgaaagaaagccagacacaaagtacaaatattaaaagaaatgtcTCAAAGAGGCAAAttcacagagatagaaagtaTATTAGAGCTTAtcagggtgatatggtttggcagtgtccccacccaaatctcatcttgaattgtagttcccatagtcCCCAAGTGTGGTGGAGGAACCTAGtggaaggtaactgaatcatgggagggcgattttcccccatactattctcactatagtgagtaagttctcacaagatctgatggttttataaagggcttccccctttgcttggttctcattctctctcctgccaccatgtgaagaaggacatgtttgctgtttgcttcgccttctgccatgattgtaagtttcctgaggcttccccagccctgcagaactgtgagtcaattaaacctctttcttttacaaattacccagtctcaggtatttctttatagcagcatgagaatgtaCTACTACACCAGGGTCTGAGGAGAGGAGGAACGAGGAGCTATTGCTTAATAATGTTTAGAGTGATGAAAGGTTTTGAAAATAGATATTTGGAATGGTTGCACAaaattgtgaatgtaattaatgccactgggttgtatacttaaaaatgattgaaatgaaaaatttatgttatatatatattacaacaatttttttaaaggagcagaGCATCGATTATGCAACAACTCCAATGCCCTAAAATTGTAGTCCTcaaggagggaaaagagagaaaaaatatttaaagaaataatggccaaaatttctcctcccttcctttcttttcttttctttctttctctgtctctccttttctttctacttccttccctccctccctccctccctccctccctccctccctccctccctcccttccttccttccttccttccttccttccttccttccttccttccttccttccttccttccttcctttttttttttttgggacacagacttactctgtcacccaggctggagtacagtggtgcacactgggctcactgcaacctctgcctcctgggttcaagtgattctcctgcctcagcctcccaagaagctgaaactacaggtgcacgccaccacagctggctaatttttttgtatttttagtagagatggcatttcaccatgctggccacgctggtcttgaactcctgacctcaagtgatccaccctcctcagcctcccaaagtgctgggattacagaaggaAGGCCACTCAGActggccttccttccttcctacagggtcttgctctgtagcccaggctggaatgcagtggcacaatcatggctcactgcagctttgacaaTCCAGGCTCaggtgctcctcctgcctcagctttccaagtagtggggaatacaggcatgtgccaccatgctcagctaattttatttttattattgtagagatgagatctcactatgttgcccaggctggtcccaaaactctgggctcaagaatcctcctgccttagcctcccaaagtgctgggattatagccaggAGCTGGCTCACCATGCccaaaatttttctaaatttgaagaaaatcaaaatgtataGATCAACAAACCCCAATCATGAGAAACATCAAGAAAATTAGACACATAGCAATATAATTGTTCAAAATCAGTGTTTTTTAGAAAACAAGCTTTCTCACTAATATGAGGAACAAGAGAAGGATGCTTGGTTGGATCACTTGTACTGAGCATTGTACTGGAAATTTCACCCTCTGcaattaagaaaaacaataacaataaaataaaagacctcTATATtggaaaagaatgaataaaactacTGCCTTTACTCACAGATAATATGATGCAGTATGTACAAAATACTATACAATCTACAGAAAAAGCTACTGGAACTACTAAGTAAGTTTAGCAAGGTTGTAGACtataagatcaacatacaaaaataatttctatatattagcaatgAACAATAAAAGATGTAAAACAGATATAAATCTGACAGAAGATGTGAAAGATCTattcactgaaaactacaaaacattgctgagagaaagtAACAAACTCTAAATAAAAGGCGATATATATTGTGTTTATGGGTCAGAAGACTCATGATTGTTAAAATAAGTTTTCCCAAAATGGATCTAAAGATGTGCAAATTATGTAATCCCAATTCCTGcattatttgtataaattgacaaatttattctaaaattcatgtagaaatgcaaagaatctagaatagcaaaaacaactttgaaataaaaatgtatctgaaGGACTAATAccacctgatttcaagacttattataaatcTATAATAATGAAGACAGTATGGCATTGGTgcaaagatagacaaatagatcaataggAGAAAATAGAGTCTGAGAATAGACCCATACATATGTGACCAATTgcttttcaacaaaggtgcaaaGGCATATCAGTGGACAAAGGATAGACTTTTGTAGCAAATAGTGCTAGAATACTTTTTATTTGGCAatccaaatgcaaaaaaaaaaaaaaaaaaaaaaaaaaacttcaatccACACCTCCTCCTATATactatatgcaaaaaaaaaaaaaaaaaaaaaaaaaaaaaaattagctcaaaatgtaTTGCAGACCTCAAAGCAAAATTTGAGGCTATAAAACTCTGGGAaaaaaatataggagaatatCTACACGACCTTATgttaggaaaaatatttcttatatgaCACCATAAGCAtgagccataaaagaaaaaaaatgagtcaattggatttcatcaaaagtAATGTCAGCCCCTCACAGGAGTTTGTTAGGAGGATGAAAATTCaagccacagattgggagaaaatatttgcaattcataTATGTGTATGATAATGGTCTCatacccaaaatatatttttaaaactctcaaaactcactaaaaagaaagcaaaaaaccCAATTTTTGAAAATAGGCCAATGATTTGAATAGAAGCTTCATCAGAGGAAGTATAGGAACAGCAAACAAGCACATACAAATATGCTCAACAGCATTAGTtgctataaaaatgcaaattaaaaccacaataagaaacCATTATACACtccttagaaaatttaaaatttaaaaaattaaattacaaaaaaattaaaattttttaatttagaaactaaaatttaatttagaCTGTACCAGtgttggagaaactggaactctcatactgATGGGGATAATCTAAAgtggtacaatcactttggaaagcagtttgacagtttctttaaaagtatgATCTACTATATGATCTACGtaattcagcctttaaaagtATGATCTATTATATGGCCTGTGTAATCCAACCATTCTACTCATAGGTATTTACTCAAGGAAAATTGAAGCATGGGTGCATgaaaagacttgtacacaaacgTTCACAGCAGTTTTATTTGCAATGGCCAAAAGTGGAAATAAATCAGATATTACTCAagaagtgaatggataaacaaactgtagtCAATTTATatagtggaatactactcagcaagaAAAAAGGATACACTACTAACACATGTTACATGTGTATGAATCTCAAAACAGCTATGCtgactgaaagaagccagaccaaagAAAAGTacattctgtatgattccatttatacaaaattctggaaaatgcaaactaagtagattagtggttgcttgtAAATGAGGGCAGTGACagaagaggggaggaaaggggagattACAAAGGGGAACAAGGGAATCTCTGGGATTCCTTAtcctgattgtggtgatggtttcattgATGTAAACATTTGCCAAAACTTCTCAAACTGTGTACTTCTAAGAGGTGTGTAATGAcatattattttggttttaatttgcattttcttaaagaCTAATGACCTGTTAGTGGGCATTTGATCATATAGGCTCGGAGCCCATGAGAGGAAACTATACTGGACAGAGAGGTTTGAGAATGATTGTATAAAGGAAAAGTGAACTTGTAGCTTAGAGTTACActccttcagagggagcatggggCATGGGGAAAGATGACACCTCAGACTAATGGCCAAAAACATAAGCATTGTTATTTGAGGAGGAATAGGGCTCATCAATATCAAGAAGGCAGCCATGGTTATGACACAGGAGAGCTTTTGGCAGGTAGGTGAGGAAGAACATACTTCCTCAGACTTGATACATCATATCTAAAGGACCTCTGAATGTAACTGGAGCCCCACAAAGAAGCTTCGAAGATTTGTGGGCTAGAtgttgaccttgggcaagtaacaGGCTGGCAAGAACATGACCATTCACAGAGTTTATCCCCTAATCCCAGAGAGCGTGGGCCATGTGGTCTCTGACTGCAAGAATTTCCATGATGTAGTTTCCAGCAGGTATGAGGCAGCCCTAGTACCTTGGGCCCACTGCGGGATCTGCAGGGGCTGGTAGCCTTCTGAGAACAAAAACATGACCTTATTAGCTGTGGCCCCAAAGGCGATTCCATAGGACCATCGGTTACTGAAAGTGCCCACGAAGTCCAGAGGCCTGCAAACAACAGAAACAGTTTGTGAGGCCAGAAGGTGGCTCTGAGACATTCCCACAGATCATCGCCAAAGTAGCGATCCCACCCTGAGGAGGGATTATTGAATAGTCAGCTGCTCATTGCAACTGACATTTCGTGGGgcccactgtgccaggcctaggGGTAAGCATGAGTTCAGGGTACTGAAGTAAGGAGGACAAAACTCTTGCTCTGGAGGAGCTCCAAGACGAGCAAGAGATACAAGCAAGGACACTGGAAGCCTTGAAAGCAAAATGGGATGAGTTTCATCTATAAGAGACACAGTCAGAATGACTCAGGGACCAAAACAAGATGTATGTCTGAGAGATTTGGGGAAGCCTGCCCTCATACAGCCGCATTCTATGAGAATTCTTCCTTCTAATATCCCCAATGAGGGTCTAGGTATCGTTTGCTATGTCTGTGCTTGAAGAAGTAAATAATAGGCACCCTAAAATATGTCACTCTGGTATATCAACTATTTTGagttaaagacatttaaaaaacagcAGGTACAAGAAGATCACTTTGACCCTCATGCTATTTCTTAAAAACAGGAGACAAAATTTCTATGCAAAAAATGTTCTCCctatacagaaagaaaataacattcttATCATCAGGGACAGGAAGTTGAGGCCAAGAGAATTTGGTACAGactttatttaaataacttgtctTCTAGTCTCCACGCACAACTTAGTTACTTTTTCACAACTTAACTATTCTTTGTCTAATTCCATGTGTACGTATTCAACTCTAACTGTACGTTTGGGTCTTCACTTCACCATAAGTGctcctgtgtcacataaaacttacattaaataaatgtgtatactttTCTCCTATTGTCTTATGTCAATTTAAATATCAGGCCCagct is a window encoding:
- the LOC104667530 gene encoding stimulated by retinoic acid gene 6 protein-like; its protein translation is MLPKNTRTRQLNGTCTSSVDMELFLHYSLIPSLFIILILSFLQRREHRRQRDDTSYLLGNRFGIIMPLDFVGTFSNRWSYGIAFGATANKVMFLFSEGYQPLQIPQWAQGTRAASYLLETTSWKFLQSETTWPTLSGIRG